Proteins encoded together in one Porites lutea chromosome 2, jaPorLute2.1, whole genome shotgun sequence window:
- the LOC140926601 gene encoding uncharacterized protein — MPQWFALQMACPISGCSNSARGKALILDWVCAEDKTTMFICEEGRLRCGSYQHDDKVVNWKFDCGDRSGVHKNVHFLYPDFEGFNYAMSAAIAQQHAGGAEWAIKLIRELQKQFGRS; from the exons ATGCCGCAGTGGTTTGCGTTACAGATGGCTTGTCCCATATCGGGCTGTTCCAACTCTGCGAGAGG AAAAGCTCTTATCCTGGACTGGGTTTGCGCAGAAGACAAAACAACAATGTTCATATGCGAGGAAGGAAGGCTTAGGTGTGGGTCGTATCAACATGATGACAAAGTCGTCAACTGGAAGTTTGACTGTGGAGATCGTTCAGGAGTTCATAAAAACGTGCACTTTCTTTATCCTGACTTTGAAGGTTTCAACTACGCCATGTCAGCTGCAATCGCCCAGCAACACGCAGGTGGAGCTGAGTGGGCCATAAAACTGATCCGAGAATTACAAAAACAGTTTGGTAGGAGTTAA
- the LOC140927665 gene encoding aspartate aminotransferase, mitochondrial-like, whose amino-acid sequence MALHRFASQFCVKSKHARVYLISSSRLSAWAHVELGPPDAILGITEAFKKDTKPEKINLGVGAYRDDSGKPYVLPTVKKAEEKLLSKNLDKEYAPIHGLPEFTGAAAKLAFGEDSDIIKNGLNASAQAISGTGALRIGTAFLKSFFPGSKDVWLPTPSWGNHTPILKHSGLGVQQYKYYDPQTCGFDFKGCMDDISKIPENSVIMLHACAHNPTGVDPKKEEWKELSQLVKDRKLFPYFDMAYQGFASGDTDRDAWALRQFIQDGHQVMVAQSFAKNMGLYGERAGMVSVTCNSKEEAERVLSQIKILIRPMYSNPPVHGARIAGMVLSDPELRPQWEQEVKGMADRIISMRQQLVDNLKKEGSSHNWSHITEQIGMFCFTGLKPDQVERLTKEFSIYLTKDGRISIAGVTSGNVGYLARAMHEVTK is encoded by the exons ATGGCTTTACACCGGTTTGCCAGTCAGTTTTGTGTAAAATCAAAGCATGCGAGGGTGTACCTGATATCATCATCAAGATTAAG TGCCTGGGCGCATGTGGAACTTGGTCCCCCGGATGCCATTCTTGGAATAACAGAAGCATTCAAAAAAGACACAAAGCCTGAGAAAATTAACCTTGGTGTTGGTGCCTACAGAGATGATAGTGGGAAACCTTATGTTTTACCAACAGTGAAAAAG GCTGAAGAAAAACTGTTGTCCAAGAATCTAGATAAAGAGTATGCTCCTATACATGGTTTACCAGAATTTACTGGGGCTGCTGCAAAACTAGCTTTTGGAGAAGACAGTGACATAATTAAAAATGGCCTA aATGCATCAGCACAAGCTATCTCAGGCACTGGAGCTCTGAGGATTGGTACAGCATTTCTG aaaagcTTCTTTCCTGGTAGCAAGGATGTTTGGCTGCCAACACCTTCCTGGGGAAACCACACTCCAATTCTCAA ACACTCTGGGCTTGGAGTCCAGCAGTACAAATATTATGACCCTCAGACGTGTGGCTTTGACTTCAAAGGCTGCATGGATGATATTTCA AAAATCCCTGAGAATTCTGTGATAATGCTTCATGCATGTGCTCATAACCCTACAGGAGTAGACCCAAAG aAAGAAGAGTGGAAAGAACTCTCACAACTTGTTAAG GATCGTAAGTTGTTCCCATATTTTGACATGGCGTACCAAGGTTTTGCTAGTGGAGATACCGACAGGGATGCTTGGGCACTGAGACAGTTTATTCAAGATGGACACCAAGTGATGGTGGCTCAGTCATTTGCCAAGAACATGGGCCTCTATG gcgAAAGGGCTGGAATGGTATCAGTCACATGCAATTCCAAGGAAGAAGCTGAGAGAGTCCTTTCCCAGATTAAGATTTTGATCCGGCCAATGTACTCTAACCCTCCAGTCCATGGAGCGCGCATTGCAGGCATGGTGCTGAGCGATCCTGAACTCAGACCTCAGTGGGAACAAGAAGTAAAGGGCATGGCTGATAGAATTATCTCCATGCGACAACAGCTGGTGGACAATTTGAAGAAAGAAG GATCATCTCATAACTGGTCACATATCACGGAGCAGATTGGGATGTTCTGTTTCACCGGCCTGAAACCAGACCAG GTTGAACGACTTACTAAAGAATTTTCCATCTACTTGACCAAAGATGGCCGAATTTCCATCGCTGGTGTGACGTCGGGAAATGTGGGCTACTTGGCACGTGCAATGCACGAagttacaaaataa